In Sphaerisporangium krabiense, the DNA window CCGAGGCGATCCGCTCGGCGGCGTTCAGCGCCGCCTGGTCGCCGGTGTGGGCGTGCAGGCGGGCCAGGGCCTGCAAGGGGTACACCTGGTCGGCGAAGCAGCCGACGTGCGCCCGGTACCAGGAGGCGGGGCCGATGACGTGCCGGTACAGCCGGTCGTCGCCGAGCCCGGCGAGCAGGCGCTCGCGGGCGCGGGCCATGCGCTTCTCCAGCTCGCCGCCGGGGCGCAGGCGGTGCGCGGCGACGAGCGCGGCGAGTGCCCACGCGGCCTCGACGGTGTAGACCGGCTCGCCCTCGCGCAGCCCGGCCTCCAGCTCGGCCAGCCGCGCCAGGCCCTGGTCGAGCCCGGGGTGCCCGGCCTCGGCGGCGGCCCAGGTGATCAGGGCGGCGTCGCCGAGGTTGGTGACCTGCGGCAGCCCGCGGACGAGGTTGCCGACCAGGTCGCCGACGAGGTCCCCCGCCAGGGCGGCGCGCTGGCCGTCCTCGGGAAGCGGGGCGACGCCGAGGGCGACGATGGCGCTGTAGCGCACGCTGCGCCCCTCGGGGACGGCGGTCCAGCGGCCGTCGTCGCCGAGCTTTCCCCGCCTGGTGAAGACGAACTCACCATTGACGTACCCGGGAGGAAGCCCGCGGATCGAAAGATCGACCATGCGGTCGACCAGCTCCGCCGCGGACGCGTCGATCTCGGCGAGCGCACCGAGACGACCCTCATGGCGAGTCATCGCTCACCCCCCCAACCTTTCATGGTCGTTTTCATGTTCCGCGACATCGTGCCGCGGTGGAATTCAGGCTTTCCGGGCATCCCAGCCTCCGGACCAGGTGGCGCGGCGCGCCCACAGCTCGGCCCAGTCGCCGCCCCGCGCCGTCGGACGGCCCTGCCGCCCGGCGTCCGGGGAGGAGACGCGGCGGCTCGCCGTGCCGCGCAGCCAGACCCCGAACAGCAGCAGGAACGCGCCGAGCCCGCGCAGGCCGCGCGGGAAGTGGCGGCGCACGACGGTGATCTTGCCGGTGAACAGCAGGACGAGCTTGTCGAGGCTGGATGACGACAGGCCGCCGGGGTGGACGAACACGGCCCGGTCGGTGACCATCGGCCGGTGGCCGGCGGCCCGCGCCCGCAGGCACAGGTCGGCGTCCTCGCCGTACATGAAGATGCGGGTGTCGAAGCCGCCCACCCGGTCCCACAGCGCGCGGTCGACGAGCATCAGCGCGCCGGTGACGATCGGCACCCGCCGCTCGCCGGTCCACATGACCGGGGACTCCGGGTCCAGGAGGCGGCTGCCGGGGAAGGCCGTGGACAGGCCGGTGGCGAAGCACAGCATCGACCACAGGGTGGGCCGTCCCCACCACGAGCGGGGGTCGTTGTCCCCCTCCCCGGTGACGCAGCGCCCGCCGACGATGCCCGCGCGCGGGTTGCGCGCCGCGCAGGCGAGCAGCTCGGTGAACGTCTCGGGCTGCACCTCGGCGTCGGGGTTGACGAAGACCAGGTGGCGTCCGCTGGCCACCTCTGCGCCCGCCACGCACCCTTCGGCGAAGCCGCCGTTCTCGTTCCTGGCCACCACGCGGGCCCAGGGGGCCGCCGCCCTGACGACCTCGACGGTGTCGTCGGGCGAGTTGTTGTCGACGACGACGACCTCGGCGTCCAGCGTCTTGGTGGCGCGCTCCACCGCGGCCAGGCAGCGCGCGATGTAGCCGGCGCTGCGGTAGGTCACGATGATCACGGTTAACACGGACTGGTTCACGCCTGCGCCTTCCTGAGCAGGGGGACGGCGACGGCCAGGGCCAGGCAGAGCGCTCCGGTCATCACCATGACGGCGGCCCGCGACCCTTGGGCGCTCCACAGCACGCCGAACGCCCAGGAGGCGACCATCAGCCCGAGGGCCTGCCCGGTCTGGACGACGGCGAGGCCGGTGGCCCGCCGCTCCTCCGGCAGCAGCGGCCCGGCCAGCGCGCTCACCACGCCGTCGGTGGCCGCGTACGACAGGCCGCGCAGCGCCAGGACCACGACGAGGATCACCGGGCTCGCGGGCACGAGCAGCAGCGCGTAGCAGGCCAGCAGGGCGGCGTACCCGCCGATCACGACCGTGGAGCGGCCGAGCCGGTCGGCCAGCCTGCCGAACGGCACCGCGGCCGCCAGGTAGGCCGCGGAGACCGCGACGGGCAGCAGGGGCAGCCAGCCCGCGTCAAGGCCGACGCTGCGCTGGAGCACCAGATAGAGGAACGAGTCGCTCACGGTGGCGACCGCGAGCGGGAGCATGGCGATCAGCACGCGGCGGTAGGGCCGGTCGCGCAGCAGTCCCACGCTGTCCCTGAGGGACACCTTGGGACGCTCGCGCGCGGTGCCGCCGGGCTCGCGGACGAACAGCACGAGCACCAGCACGCCGAGCACGGCGACGCAGAAGCTGACCACGAACACCGCGTCGTAGGCCGCGCCGACCAGCGCGACCACGCCGAACGCCGCGAGCGGCCCCATCAGGGCGCCCGCGGTGTCCATCGCCCGGTGCACGCCGAACGCGCGGCCCTGGGCCTCCGGCGGGGCGCTGAGCGAGATCATCGCGTCGCGGGGCGCGGTGCGCAGGCCCTTGCCCGTGCGGTCCAGGCCGATCATGAAGCCGAGGAGCGGCACCGACCGCCCGGCCATGAGGTAGCCGAGCTTGACCACCGCCGACAGGCCGTACCCGGCGCCGGCGACGAGCTTGCGGCTGCGGAACCGGTCGGCGACGTGCCCGCCCACCAGGCGCAGCACGGCGGTCGCGCCGGTGTAGAGGCCGTCGAGCAGGCCGAACTGCGCCGGGTTCAGGCTGAGCTGGTAGAAGAGGTACAACGGCAGGATCGCCGTCACCATCTCCGAGGAGATGTCGGTGAGCAGGCTCACCATGCCGAGCGCGAGCACGTTGCCGGAGAGCGCGCGCAGGGTCGCGCCGCGCCCGGCCACGCCGCCCTTGGCGGCGTCCGCGCCGCGCGTCTCGGAGATGTACATCAGGCCCGGCCCCCGACCATGGACGGCCAGGCGGCGCGCAGCGCGTCGCGCCAGTGGCGCAGCGGCGCCAGGCCCGCGCGGGCCCAGCCGTCGTGGCCGAGCACGCTGTAGGCGGGGCGTGCCGCCGGGCGGGCGAACGTGGCCGCGCCGGTGGGCAGCACCCGCCCGGGGTCGGCGCCGAGCAGGACGAACACCTCGCGCGCCAGGTCGTACCAGGTGGCCCGGCCCGCGCTCGTGCCGTGGTAGACGCCGGGAGGGGCGTCCGAGCGCGCCAGCTCCAGCAGCCGCGCGGCCAGGTCGCCGGTCCAGGTGGGCTGGCCCATCTGGTCGTCCACCGCCCGCACGGTGGGGTGCGCGGCCTCCAGGCCGATCATCGTGTCGACGAAGTTGCGCCCGCCCGCGCCGTACAGCCAGGCGGTGCGTACGACGTAGCCGGCGCCGGGCAGCGCGCACAGGACGGCGCGCTCCCCGGCGAGCTTGGTGCGGCCGTAGGCGTTGATCGGCGCGGTCGGGGCGTCCTCGCGGTACGGCTCGGTGGCCGTGCCGGCGAAGACGTAGTCGGTGGAGACGTGGATCAGGCGCGCGCCGACGTCGGCGCACGCCTCGGCCAAAGCGCGCACGCCGCTGCCGTTGACGGCGAGCGCGTCGATCTCGTGGGTCTCCGCGTCGTCCACGGCGGTCCAGGCCGCGCAGTTGACCACGACGTCGGGCTTCTCGCGGCGTACGGTCTCCCGCACGCCGTCGGGGTAACGCAGGTCGAGCCGGTCGCGGCCGAACGCCAGGACCTCGGTGTTCTCGAAGCCGTGGTCGCCGGCCGCGCCGGCCGCCGTGCCTGCCAGCACTGCCTTCCCGAGCATGCCGGCCGCGCCCGTGACGAGCAGACGGTTCACCGAGCGCCCTTCAGCGGCTTCCACCAGGAGGGGTTGTCGGCGTACCAGCGGACGGTGGCGGCGATGCCGTCGTCGAACGTCGTGCCGGGCGTGTAGCCCATGGCGCGGAGCTTGGCGTCGTCCAGGGAGTAGCGGCGGTCGTGCCCCTTGCGGTCGGGCACGCGCTCCACCACGTTCCAGTCGGCGCCGAGCTCGTCGAGGATGCGCTGGACGAGCTGCAGGTTGCTCAGCTCGGCCGTGCCGGCGATGTTGTAGACCTCGCCCGGCTCGCCGCGCTCGGCGACGAGCTGGATGCCCCGGCAGTGATCGTCCACGTGGACCCAGTCGCGGACGTTGCCGCCGTCCCCGTAGAGCGGGATCTTGCCCTGCTCCAGGAGGTTGGTGACGAACAGCGGGATCGCCTTCTCCGGGTACTGGTACGGCCCGTAGTTGTTGCCGCACCGCGTGATCGACACGGGCAGCCCGTACGTCACGGCGTAGGCGCGCGCGAGCATGTCGCCGCCCGCCTTGGCCGCCGAGTACGGCGAACGGGGCTGCAGCGGGGACTCCTCGGTCCAGGAGCCGACGTCGACCGACCCGTAGACCTCGTCGGTGGACACCTGGACGACCTTCCGCACCCCCGCGTCCAGGCACGCCTGGAGCACCGCCTGGGTGCCGAGCACGTTGGTGCGCACGAACGCCGACGGCCCGTCGATGGACCGGTCGACGTGCGACTCCGCGGCGAAGTTGACGACGAGGTCGTGGCCGGGGACGACGTCGGCGAGCAGCTCGGTGTCGCAGACGTCGCCGTGGACGAACTCGTAGGCGCCGGTGACGGGCTCCAGGTTCGCGAGGTTCCCCGCGTACGTGAGCGCGTCGAGCACCGTGACCTTCGCCCCGGCCAGCGACGGGTAGCCGCCCGTGAGCACGGTGCGGACATAGTGCGACCCGATGAAACCGGCTCCGCCGGTTACCAGAACCCTCATGAGCTAATCTGCACCTTGCTGTGATCGCCCAGCACCAGCCGATGGGCTCTGGGAGTGTTGGGAGCGGGCGTGACCTCGACGTCGCGCCCGATGAGGGACGCCTCGATGCGGCGGACCCCGTGGATGGACGCGCGGCTCAGCAGGATGGAGTACTCGACCTCGCTGTCCACGACGTGGCAGTCCTCCGCGATGGAGGTGAACGGGCCGATGTAGGAGTCCCGCACCACCGCGCCCGCCCCGACGACCACCGGGCCGACGATGCGCGAGCGGTGGACGCGGGCGCCGTCCTCGACCACGACGCGTCCGATGATCTCGGAGGCGTCGTCGACCTCGCCGTCGAGGCGCTGGTCCAGGTCCTCCAGCAGGAGCCGGTTGACCTCCAGCATGTCGGCGACGTTGCCGGTGTCCTTCCAGTAGCCGGAGATGATCGTCGACTCGACCCGGTGCCCCTGGTCGAGGAGCCACTGGATCGCGTCGGTGATCTCCAGCTCACCGCGCCACGAGGGCTTGAGCGACGCGACGGCCTCGTGCACCGCCGCGCTGAACAGGTAGACCCCGACCAGGGCGTAGTCGCTCTTGGGCTCGGCGGGCTTCTCCTCCAGGCCGACGACCCGGCCGGAGGTGTCCAGCTCGGCCACGCCGAACTGCCGCGGGTCGGCGACCCGGGTCAGCATGATCTGCGCCGCCGGGCGCTCGTCGTGGAAGCGCCGCACCAGGGGCTCGATGCCGCCGACGATGAAGTTGTCGCCGAGGTACATGACGAAGTCATCGCCGCCGAGGTACTCCCGGGCGATCAGCACCGCGTGGGCCAGGCCGAGCGGCGCCTCCTGGCGCAGGTAGGTCACCTCCAGCCCGAACGCCGAGCCGTCGCCGACCGCGGCCTCGATCTCCTCGTGGGTGTCGCCGACGATCATGCCGACCTCGCGGACGCCGGCGGCGGCGATCGCCTCAAGCCCGTAGAACAGCACGGGCTTGTTCGCGACGGGCACGAGCTGCTTGGCGGAGGTGTGGGTGATCGGCCGGAGGCGTGTACCGGACCCTCCGGCGAGCACGAGCGCCTTCACTAGTAAGCCCCTCCACCACGGGTGACGGCAGACCATGTCTTCCAGAGGATCTGCAGATCGAGGATCAGCGACCAATTCTCCACGTAGCGGAGATCCAGCCGTACGGATTCATCCCAAGAAAGGTCGGAACGACCGCTCACCTGCCAGAGGCCGGTCATGCCCGGCTTGACCACGAGCCTGCGACGGACGTCCGTGCCGTACTGCGCCACCTCTTCCGGCAGCGGCGGACGGGGCCCGACCAGCGACATCTCGCCGCGCAGCACGTTCAGGAGCTGCGGCAGCTCGTCCAGGGAGTACCGGCGCAGGAAGCCTCCCACGCGGGTGATCCTTGGATCGTTCCTGATCTTGAACAACACTCCGTCGAACTCGTTGTCGTCAACGAGTTCGCGCTTGAGCTTCTCGGCGTCCCGCACCATCGTGCGGAACTTGAAGACCTGGAACTCCCGGCCGTCGCGGCCGACCCGGATCTGCTTGAACAGCGCCGGGCCCGGGCTGGTGACCCGGATCAGCGTCGCGATCACGAGCATGGGCAGCGCCAGCACGGTGAGCGCGGCCGTCGCCACGAGCCGGTCGAACAGGCTCTTGACGATCTGGCGCCCCCCGTCGAACTCCGGGTGCTCCACGTGCAGCAGAGGCATCCCGGCGACCGGGCGGATGCTCGTGCGCGGCCCCGCGACGTCCATGAGCGCCGGGGCGACGAACAGCTCGGTTCCCTTGGTCTCGATGCTCCAGGCCAGCCGGCGCAGCGCGGCGCCGTCCAGCTCGGGGCACGCGAGGACCGCCACCGCGTCGGCCGACACCTTGTCGGCGACGGTGGCCACGTCGGCGAAGTCCCCGAGTACGGGGATGCCGTCGATGTCCAGCCCGTTCCCGGGGAACTGCCCGGGGGGCAGGCACGCCGCGACGACCCGCATGCCGTGGTACGGCTGGCGCCGGAACTGCATGACCAGGTCGAGCACGGCGGTGCGGTGGCCCACGGCCACCACGCGCCGGAGATACTCTCCTTCCGATCTGCGCCGGTGCAGCCGCTTGCGCATGCGGAAGCGGAACACCAGCGTGAGGGCCGTCGCGAGCGGCAACATGGCCATCACGTAACTGCGCGCGAGGTCCACCTGGGTGGCGTAGGCGCCGATCGCCACGGCGGCGATCAGCCCCACCCCCCCGTCGAAGACCCCGCGGAACTCCTCACTGCCCTCGCCGTGGCTCTTCTCGCGGTAGACGCCGGCCAGTGCCATGGCACCGGGCCAGGCCAGCGCGAGACCGAACCCGAACAACAACTCCGACCATGGGATGAAGGCCCCCACCCAAAGCCTGAACCCCATCACGACCTCGCAAGCGATCATGGCGCACGCCATGTCACCCGCGAGGAGAGCCCGCATATAGGAGCGCGTCCATATGCTCGACGCCGTCAGCGGGCCCGTGTCGAGAAGCGCGACGGAACGCTCCTGCAACCCCACCCTCATGCTTACCCCTGCTCTGCTCCTGTCAGACCTAAGTACCAGACGGCCATCGCGTCCCTTTGGTTGACACATGGCTCCGAAACATCAGGAGCGTGGGTACCCGTACAAATACTAAAGATCGTCAGTAACAAACGAAATAGGGGGGCATTGGCCACAATCGGCCTCACGCGGGTCTCGGCGACTCCCTTGACGGAACGGTCCAAACCCATGTAGGCGGCGCCTCCGGCCCCATTCCGTACATGCGCGACGGCACGCCGGCGGCGTCCGGCCAGGTCACGGCCATGATCGGCTCGGATCGACTGTGATCGGCTGTGATCGGCTGTGATCGGCTCCGCGCCCGATCCGCGACCGGGCTAGTCGTACTCCAGGTCGGGGAGCGGGGACGGCGGGTCGGGGCTGCGCCAGACGACCACGTAGCCGGAGCTCGCCGGCCGGGAGGCGTGCGCGGCCGTGAACGCGTCGCTCAGCCGTTCGAGGTCGAACTCCGGCAGGTAGCGCAGCCGGGCCAGGAACGTCGCGTCGGTCGCGGAGCGCGGCACCACGCAGCCCTCCCCGTCGCGGTCGAGCAGGACGATCAGGATGTCGGATTCGGTGACGCCGCCGACGCGGACCTCGACGACGTCCTCCCACGCGAGGGCCTCGACGCTGCCGTCGGCGTAGTGACGGGTGACGCCCTCTTCGGTGACGTACACGTAGGAGTCCGGCACTGAGTTGCCGTGCATGGGCGCGATTGTGACGACTGACGGGCCGTGCCCGCAAGAGAAGCGGCTAAGGAGCACCCCAGGAGTGATCGAGATGCGCGGCCATGGCCCGGCGCGCGGCCTCGGGGGGACCTGCGGCGATGGCGTCGAGCAGCGTCCGGTGCTCGGCGACCAGTTTCGCCCGGTCGTGGTAGACGTCGCGCAGCCGCACGAGGCCGAGGCGGATCTCGGCCGCCAGCACGCCGTACAGGCGCTCCAGGCGCGGGCTGCCCACGGCGAGGATCAGCTCCTCGTGCAGCGCCACGTGCTCGGCGACGGCGTCCGCCCACGGCGCCTCGCCGGGCAGGGCCGCCATGCGCGCCAGTGCGGCGTAGGCGGGCTCCACGCGGCGGCCGGCGAGGCGGGTGACCGCCAGGTCCTCCAGAGGGCGCCGGACGTCCATGAGATCGGCCAGATCGGCCACGGTGACCTCGGGGACGTACGCGCTGCGGTTGCGCTCGCGCCGCAGCAGCCCCTCGTGGACCAGGACGGCCAGCGCCTCGCGGACGGTCGGCCGCGCCACCCCGTACAGGCCGGACAGTTCCTGCTCGGGAAGCGGCGTGCCGGGGGCGATCTCGCCGGAGAGCACGCGGCGGCGCAGCGCGTCCGCGAGGGCGTCGACCGTCGAGACGGGGCGCAGTTTCACGCCGACGATTGTGCCGTGACGGCGGCACCGGCGGGAGCGGGCCGGGCGGGTTCCGGCAGCGCCACGACGACGAGGGCGACGCCGAGCAGGGCGAGGCCCGCCCAGGAGACGGCGCCGAGCCGCTCGTGCAGGATCAGCACGCCGAGCAGGGCCGCCACGGCGGGCTCGGCGAGGGTCAGGGTCGCGGCCCTGGCGACCGGCGTGGCGCGCAGGCCCCTGCCGTACAGGACGGCGGCGAGCGCGGTCGTGGCGCAGCCGAGGTAGACGACGGTGAGCAGCGCGTGCGGGTCGCCGAGCCACGCCGTGCCCCGCCAGAGCAGGATCGGCGCCAGCAGCAGCCCCGCCCCGCCGAACAGCACGGCCATCACCCCGCCGGACGGCGCGCCGGCCTGGATCGCGCGCGAGGCGGCGACCGCGTAGAAGGCGTAGAGGAAGCCCCCGGTCAGGGCGAGCAGCACGCCGAGCGGATCGGCGCCCACGGCGCGGCCTCCGAGGACGAGGGCGGCGCACCCGGCGACCGCGGCGGCCGTGGCGAGGCTCCAGCGGCGGCCGGGGCGGGCGCGGTCGTACGCCCACGCCAGCAGGCCGGTGAAGACGGGAGCACTGGCGATCGCGACCACGGTGCCGACGGCGACCCCGGTGCGGGAGACGGCGCCGAAGAAGCAGAGCTGGTAGGCCGCCGCGGCGACGGCGGAGACGGCCAGCGGCAGCCTGCGCCCGCCCGAGAACGCGCGGCGGACGGCGGGGGCGGTGGCCGCCGCCAGTACCAGGCCGCCGATGACGAGCCGGGCCGCCGCCAGCGCGACGGGGTCGCCGACGCCGGCCAGCGCGCCCGCCGTGCCGGCCGTGCCCCACAGGACGGCGGCGGCGACGACCGCGACCGGTCCGGCGGTGCCGCGGGCGGAGGGGGATGACATGCCGAGATTGTCTGACAACCAGACAGTGTGCGCAACCAGCCCGCCTGCATCCCGGAAAAAAGCGATGATTCGTTAATAAATGGATCTGTCTACGCCGGACCCACGTTGGTACTGTTTCGCCACCGATTACCCCTCTGTAACGTTGCGGACCCCAGCGAGGTCTCATGGGTGGGCGTAAGAGATCCATCAAGTTCAAGATCCTTGCCCTGGTTCTGGTTCCACTGATCTCCTTGATCGGGATCTGGGCGTTCGCGGCGACCCTCACGGTCCAGAGCGGTCTCGACCTCCTGCGCGTGCGATCCGTCTACGACAACGTGATCACTCCGGCGGGGCAGCTCGCGTCGCAGCTCCACCACGAGCGCTACCAGTCCCTGGCCTTCCTCGGCTCGCGCGCCGGTGACCGCGCCGCCCTGGACGCCCAGCGGACCAAGACCGACCAGGCCCGCGCCCTGCTGGAGCGGCGGGCGCTCGGCGAGGGCATCCAGCGGGCACAGGACACGCCGGTCTACCAGCGGGCGATCGAGCTGATCACCGTCACGCGGCGGCTGCCCGACATCCGGGCCCGCGTCGACGCCCGGACGTTCACGCCCCTGCTCACGCTGGACTCCTACGACCTGATCTCCGACGCCATCGGCCGGGTCTACGACAGCGTGCGCCTGGCGGGCGACCCGGAGCTCGGCCCGCCGACCAGGGCCGTCACGCTCATCGACCGCAGCCGCGACCTGATGTGGCAGCAGGCCGCCCTGATCGCGAGCGCCACCGGGACCGGCACGATGACCAGCGAGGAGCGCACCGCGTTCACGGCCATGGTCACCAAGCGGCGCCTGCTCTACGACATGGGCTCCCAGCTCCTGGACGACGACCTGCGCCAGCCGTACCTCGTCCTGCAGAACTCCCCCGCGTACACCAAGTTCGTCTCGATCGAGGACCAGGTGGCGCAGGACGTCACGCCCGGCAGGCCGCTGCCCGCGGCGTCGGCGAACTGGGCGTCGAACGTCCAGGCCATCACCGTCATCTTCGACCGGCAAAACAGCGTGGCCGCCCGGCAGATCACCGACCGCGCCCGTCCCCTGGCCGTGGCCATCCTGTGGCGGCTCGGCGTCGCCGCGGGGCTCGGCCTGGTCGGCATCGGCGTCTCGCTGTGGGTCAGCATCCGCTTCGGCCGGCGCATCACCGCCGAGCTGGTGGACCTGCAGGGCGCGGCGCTCGAACTGGCCCACCGCGGGCTCCCGGGCATCGTGCGGCGGCTGCGCCAGGGCGAGGACGTGGACGTCAGGGCGGAGACCCCGCCGATCGCCTCGGGCACCACCGAGGAGATCATCAGCGTCGGGCACGCCTTCACGTCCGTCCAGACGACCGCCGTGGAGGCCGCCGTCGGCCAGGCCGAGATACGCAAGGGCGTCGCCAAGGTGTTCCTCAACCTGGCCCGGCGCAACCAGTCGCTGCTGCACCGCCAGCTCTCGATGCTCGACGCCATCGAGCGCAAGGTCACCGACCCGGAGCTGCTGGAGAGCCTGTACGGCATCGACCACCTCACCACGCGCATGCGCCGGCACGCCGAGGGCCTGATCATCCTGTCCGGGGCCGTCCCCGGGCGCGGGTGGCGCACCCCGGTGCCGATGTTCGACGTCGTGCGCGCCGCGGTGGAGGAGGTGGAGGACTACCTGCGCGTCCACGTCGCCATGCCCGAGGAGATCGCGCTGAGCGGCAACGCCGCCACCGACGTCATTCACCTGCTCGCCGAGCTCGTCGAGAACGCCACGATCTTCTCGCCGCCGCACACGCACATCGAGGTGCGCGGCGAGCGGGTGGCCCGCGGGTTCGCGATCGAGGTCGAGGACCGGGGGCTCGGCATGCCCCCCGAGGAGATGCAGCAGATCAACGCCCGGCTGGCCTACCCACCGGAGTTCGACCTCGCCGACAGCGACCGGCTCGGCCTGTTCGTCGTCGGCCGGCTGGCCGCGCGGCGCGGCATCAAGGTGTCGCTGCGCGTCTCCCCCTACGGCGGCACGACGGCGATCGTCCTCATCCCCGAGGAGTTGATCACCGCGGCCGGCGCCGCGCCGCGGGGCCGTTACTCGGTGGAGCGGATCCCGTCGCTGGAGGCCGCGAACGGCCGGGCGGGCGGCGCGCCGGGGACCGGCATGGCGGTGGCGGGCGTCGGGGAAGGACGGGCGAACGGGCCGGCCCCGGCGATGGGCGGCGGCGTCCCCGAGGGCCCGGCGGCCGCGGCCGCCCCGCGCAAGGGCGGCGCGGGCCTCCCGCACCGCGTGCGGCAGGCGAGCCTGGCCCCGCAGCTCCGCCAGGCCCCCGCACCGCCGGGCGACCTCGGCGGGCCCGCCCGCGAGGACGACGACCCGGGGCCTTCCCCTGACATGTTCTCCTCGTTCCGGGCAGGATGGCAGCGTGCGCGTGACGGAGAGGAGGACGGGACGTGACCGACGCCGGTGACCAGTGGCTCGACCAGGACGCCGGTCCCATCATCCGCCCCTACACCGTCGCCCGCGGCCGCACCCGCCCCAGCGGGCCCGCCTTCGACATGGTGGCGATCGTCAAGGTCGTCCCCGGGGCGGCGCCCGTTCCCGGGCTGAGCCCCGAGCACCTGAACATCCTGCGCATGTGCGGCGAGCCCATGTCGGTGGTGGACCTGGCCTCCGAGAGCGGGCTCTCGCTCGGCGTGGTGCGCGTCCTGCTGGGCGACCTGCGCGACCAGAAGCTCGTCACCGTACGGCCCCCGGCCAGCGTGTCCCAGCTTCCCGAGGAGCGCATCCTGCGCGAGGTGATCCAGGGCCTGCAGGCCCTCTGACCCTCCCCGCGCGGCCCTCGCCGCGGCTCCTCTCCGGCCGGCGGGAAGCGGGGAGCGCCCGAGCCGGCGTCCTGCCCTCGGCGTGCCGTCACGCGGTCGTCATGGCGTCGTCATCGCGTCCTCATGCGGGAAACGCTTTCCCCTAGGGCTTTCCGGGTCATGGGCTCCCCTGGCGCCACGTCCCCAAGGTAAAGAATCGGTACCCATTTGGGTGGAATGGGTACCTATGGGGGTAGTTATCCCGTTACAAGGTATGGAGGCGTCGGGCGATGCTCGACGTGTTGGCAAAGAAAGCCACACAGAGACCAACCGGATCAGGTACAGCCATGTGTCAACACCAACCTCAGTGCCCGTCCGCGGACGCCGTCGATCGTGAGGCCGCCGCGCTGGTCGCGTTCCACCCCGAGCAGGGGTGGGGGCTGCTGTGCAACGGCGTGGTGATCTTCGACGACACCGGCGACCTGCTTCCCGACGGCCGCATCGTGCCCGTCCACCGCTGTGTCTACGGGTGGGCGGCATGACGGCGACACTCACCGAGAACGCGCCGGCGAAGGTGACGAACGTGACGAACGTGAAAATGCGCACCGGCGTGGTGCTCCACACGCGTCCGCTGGGGCACGCCGACAGGCAGGCCACGTGGGTGCTGGTCCCGGACGCGGCCGTCGTGCCGATGACGCGCAAGAGGCTGCGCCGCCGGCTGGCCTCCTGGGGCGTCGGGGACGCCGACGTCGCGGAGCTGCTGGTCAGCGAGCTGGTGACCAACGCGATGCGTCACTCGTGGGGCGCGGTCATGAGCTTGTCGCTGGAGCAGGGCACGATCCGCTGCGAGGTGCAGGACACCAACCCCGCGCTGCCGCGCGTCTGCGAGGCGCACGACGGCGACGAGGGCGGTCGAGGCATGTTCCTCATGGAAGCGCTTTCCACGGCGTG includes these proteins:
- a CDS encoding GntR family transcriptional regulator, whose amino-acid sequence is MKLRPVSTVDALADALRRRVLSGEIAPGTPLPEQELSGLYGVARPTVREALAVLVHEGLLRRERNRSAYVPEVTVADLADLMDVRRPLEDLAVTRLAGRRVEPAYAALARMAALPGEAPWADAVAEHVALHEELILAVGSPRLERLYGVLAAEIRLGLVRLRDVYHDRAKLVAEHRTLLDAIAAGPPEAARRAMAAHLDHSWGAP
- a CDS encoding DMT family transporter, which codes for MSSPSARGTAGPVAVVAAAVLWGTAGTAGALAGVGDPVALAAARLVIGGLVLAAATAPAVRRAFSGGRRLPLAVSAVAAAAYQLCFFGAVSRTGVAVGTVVAIASAPVFTGLLAWAYDRARPGRRWSLATAAAVAGCAALVLGGRAVGADPLGVLLALTGGFLYAFYAVAASRAIQAGAPSGGVMAVLFGGAGLLLAPILLWRGTAWLGDPHALLTVVYLGCATTALAAVLYGRGLRATPVARAATLTLAEPAVAALLGVLILHERLGAVSWAGLALLGVALVVVALPEPARPAPAGAAVTAQSSA
- a CDS encoding sensor histidine kinase, coding for MIGIWAFAATLTVQSGLDLLRVRSVYDNVITPAGQLASQLHHERYQSLAFLGSRAGDRAALDAQRTKTDQARALLERRALGEGIQRAQDTPVYQRAIELITVTRRLPDIRARVDARTFTPLLTLDSYDLISDAIGRVYDSVRLAGDPELGPPTRAVTLIDRSRDLMWQQAALIASATGTGTMTSEERTAFTAMVTKRRLLYDMGSQLLDDDLRQPYLVLQNSPAYTKFVSIEDQVAQDVTPGRPLPAASANWASNVQAITVIFDRQNSVAARQITDRARPLAVAILWRLGVAAGLGLVGIGVSLWVSIRFGRRITAELVDLQGAALELAHRGLPGIVRRLRQGEDVDVRAETPPIASGTTEEIISVGHAFTSVQTTAVEAAVGQAEIRKGVAKVFLNLARRNQSLLHRQLSMLDAIERKVTDPELLESLYGIDHLTTRMRRHAEGLIILSGAVPGRGWRTPVPMFDVVRAAVEEVEDYLRVHVAMPEEIALSGNAATDVIHLLAELVENATIFSPPHTHIEVRGERVARGFAIEVEDRGLGMPPEEMQQINARLAYPPEFDLADSDRLGLFVVGRLAARRGIKVSLRVSPYGGTTAIVLIPEELITAAGAAPRGRYSVERIPSLEAANGRAGGAPGTGMAVAGVGEGRANGPAPAMGGGVPEGPAAAAAPRKGGAGLPHRVRQASLAPQLRQAPAPPGDLGGPAREDDDPGPSPDMFSSFRAGWQRARDGEEDGT
- a CDS encoding DUF742 domain-containing protein; this translates as MTDAGDQWLDQDAGPIIRPYTVARGRTRPSGPAFDMVAIVKVVPGAAPVPGLSPEHLNILRMCGEPMSVVDLASESGLSLGVVRVLLGDLRDQKLVTVRPPASVSQLPEERILREVIQGLQAL
- a CDS encoding DUF5999 family protein, yielding MCQHQPQCPSADAVDREAAALVAFHPEQGWGLLCNGVVIFDDTGDLLPDGRIVPVHRCVYGWAA
- a CDS encoding ATP-binding protein; this encodes MTNVKMRTGVVLHTRPLGHADRQATWVLVPDAAVVPMTRKRLRRRLASWGVGDADVAELLVSELVTNAMRHSWGAVMSLSLEQGTIRCEVQDTNPALPRVCEAHDGDEGGRGMFLMEALSTAWGSYRMSTGKVVWFELPAADPGD